One window of the Leptolyngbya iicbica LK genome contains the following:
- the pstC gene encoding phosphate ABC transporter permease subunit PstC: MTQSVFPDAGVNQSDLWKPNRSASKMSQKAVVILFGAFAMVSVLTTFGIVFTLLFETIEFFLEVSPLHFFTATRWTPLFANPEFGIIVLLCGTFLTSVIGLLIAIPLGLLSAICLSEYAPRKARAFLKPALEVLAGVPTVVFGYFALLLVTPVLRSFIPDMQVFNALSAGFVLGFAILPTIASLSEDAIFAVPNSLRQGCYALGATKRETITGVVLPAALSGIVSSIILGVSRAVGETMIVTLAAGQSPTLTLDPRVSIQTMTAFIVQVTKGDAPYGSIEFKTLFAVGMTLFVITLVLNLISYWFVRKYQEKYE, translated from the coding sequence ATGACTCAAAGCGTTTTCCCTGATGCAGGGGTTAACCAGAGTGATCTCTGGAAACCCAATCGTTCCGCCAGCAAGATGTCGCAGAAAGCTGTGGTGATCTTGTTCGGGGCGTTTGCCATGGTGTCGGTGCTCACCACCTTTGGCATCGTCTTTACGCTGCTATTCGAAACGATTGAATTCTTTCTCGAGGTCTCCCCACTACATTTTTTTACCGCAACTCGTTGGACTCCGCTGTTTGCCAATCCTGAGTTTGGCATCATTGTCTTACTTTGCGGCACATTCCTGACCTCTGTCATTGGTTTGTTAATTGCGATCCCACTCGGGCTGCTGTCAGCGATTTGTTTAAGTGAATATGCGCCCAGAAAGGCAAGAGCTTTCCTCAAGCCGGCCTTGGAGGTTTTGGCTGGCGTGCCGACGGTCGTTTTTGGTTACTTTGCTTTGTTGCTGGTAACCCCGGTTTTGCGATCGTTTATTCCTGATATGCAGGTCTTCAACGCGCTAAGCGCAGGCTTTGTGCTGGGATTTGCAATTTTGCCGACAATTGCCTCCCTCAGCGAAGACGCAATTTTTGCAGTGCCGAATAGTTTGCGACAAGGGTGTTATGCGCTAGGTGCCACCAAGCGCGAAACGATCACTGGAGTCGTTTTGCCAGCAGCCCTTTCAGGCATCGTGTCATCGATTATTTTGGGCGTGTCGAGAGCCGTAGGCGAGACCATGATTGTGACGTTGGCGGCCGGGCAAAGTCCAACGCTGACGCTCGACCCCCGGGTTTCCATTCAAACGATGACCGCGTTTATTGTGCAGGTGACCAAAGGGGATGCCCCTTATGGCTCAATCGAGTTTAAGACGCTGTTTGCCGTGGGGATGACGCTATTTGTCATCACCTTGGTGCTGAACCTCATCAGCTACTGGTTTGTGCGGAAGTATCAGGAGAAGTACGAATAA
- the pstA gene encoding phosphate ABC transporter permease PstA, which produces MVSPQKSVESSRSDYQPQLQKRYKIDQIFQIISWMAVLSGIVVLTVLIVGILIQGIPNLSWDFLVSPPSRKPEQAGIWPAFLGSIILLIITAAVSIPIGVGTGIFLQEFAKDNKLAQIIEINISNLAAVPSIIYGLLGLFAFARIFGFITGGRSILSGGLTLALLILPVIIVATREALKAVPDSIRLAGMALGATRWQTVRTHVLPQAIPGIMTGTILALSRAIGETAPIIVVGAAAFVPFAPTLTIEGLQEPAFTALPIQIFNWVSRPQEEFHYIAASAIIVLMIVLLVMNATAIFVRNRFQSSR; this is translated from the coding sequence ATGGTCTCCCCTCAAAAATCGGTTGAGTCTAGTCGCAGCGACTATCAGCCTCAGCTGCAAAAACGCTACAAAATTGACCAAATTTTCCAGATTATTAGCTGGATGGCAGTTCTGTCTGGCATTGTTGTTTTGACAGTTCTCATTGTCGGGATCTTGATTCAGGGGATTCCTAACCTGAGCTGGGATTTCTTAGTGTCACCGCCATCTCGTAAACCAGAGCAAGCGGGTATTTGGCCTGCTTTCTTGGGCTCAATCATTCTGCTAATCATCACGGCCGCAGTCTCGATTCCGATTGGGGTGGGCACCGGCATTTTCTTGCAGGAGTTCGCTAAAGACAACAAGCTGGCGCAGATTATTGAAATCAACATTAGTAACCTGGCGGCAGTCCCTTCAATTATCTATGGTCTGCTCGGCTTATTTGCCTTTGCGCGGATTTTTGGATTTATCACAGGTGGGCGCAGCATTTTGTCAGGCGGATTGACCTTGGCACTACTCATTTTGCCAGTCATTATTGTGGCGACACGAGAGGCACTGAAAGCGGTGCCTGATAGCATTCGTCTAGCGGGTATGGCGTTGGGCGCGACTCGCTGGCAAACGGTGCGGACCCATGTGCTGCCTCAGGCGATTCCTGGCATTATGACGGGCACCATTTTGGCCTTGTCTCGGGCGATTGGCGAAACCGCACCCATTATCGTGGTCGGGGCGGCCGCGTTCGTTCCCTTTGCACCCACATTGACGATTGAGGGGTTGCAAGAACCGGCGTTTACGGCCTTGCCAATTCAGATTTTTAACTGGGTGAGTCGGCCTCAAGAAGAGTTTCATTACATCGCGGCTTCGGCCATCATTGTGCTGATGATTGTGCTGTTGGTAATGAACGCAACCGCGATTTTTGTCCGTAACCGCTTCCAAAGTTCCCGCTAG